Proteins encoded together in one Pseudomonas sp. ADAK13 window:
- a CDS encoding acetyl/propionyl/methylcrotonyl-CoA carboxylase subunit alpha — translation MKTLTTVLVANRGEIACRVMRTAKAMGLTTVAVHSATDRDARHSREADIRVDLGGSKAADSYLQIDKLIAAAQASGAQAIHPGYGFLSENAGFARAIEAAGLIFLGPPASAIDAMGSKSAAKALMETAGVPLVPGYHGDAQDLETFRQAAERIGYPVLLKATAGGGGKGMKVVEDVSQLAEALASAQREALSSFGNAQMLVEKYLLKPRHVEIQVFADQHGHCLYLNERDCSIQRRHQKVVEEAPAPGLSAEQRKAMGEAAVRAAQAIGYVGAGTVEFLLDARGEFFFMEMNTRLQVEHPVTEAITGLDLVAWQIRVAQGEPLPMTQEQVPLRGHAIEVRLYAEDPANDFLPATGHLALYRESTPGPGRRVDSGVEQGDNVSPFYDPMLGKLIAWGEDREQARLRLLGMLDEFAVGGLKTNLGFLRRIIGHPAFAAAELDTGFIPRYQDELLPAPGELSDEFWQAAGQAFMQTRPSADSSSPWADTHGFRAGLPAEVSLHLSCNGQDRLVTLQAGVNPPRLHGEQLLIDRQGVRRSHLAVREGASLFLRWDGEVHSVSLFDPIAAVDASQSHQGGLTAPMNGSIVRVLVDVGQTVEAGTQLVVLEAMKMEHSIRAPHAGVVKALYCQEGEMVNEGSALVELEAAS, via the coding sequence ATGAAGACGCTTACCACTGTATTGGTGGCCAACCGCGGCGAAATCGCCTGCCGGGTGATGCGCACCGCCAAGGCCATGGGCCTGACTACCGTGGCCGTACACAGCGCCACGGACCGTGACGCACGGCATTCCCGCGAGGCGGATATTCGTGTGGACCTGGGCGGCAGCAAGGCCGCCGACAGTTACCTGCAAATCGACAAGCTGATCGCCGCGGCCCAGGCCAGCGGCGCCCAGGCCATTCACCCGGGTTACGGGTTTCTGTCAGAGAACGCCGGGTTCGCCCGCGCCATTGAAGCCGCCGGGTTGATCTTCCTCGGCCCGCCCGCCTCGGCCATTGATGCCATGGGCAGCAAGTCGGCGGCCAAGGCATTGATGGAAACTGCCGGCGTGCCGCTGGTGCCGGGTTACCACGGCGACGCCCAGGACCTGGAGACCTTTCGCCAGGCGGCCGAGCGCATCGGTTACCCGGTGCTGCTCAAGGCCACGGCGGGCGGTGGCGGCAAGGGCATGAAAGTGGTCGAGGACGTCAGCCAGCTGGCCGAAGCCCTGGCCTCGGCCCAGCGTGAAGCGCTGTCCTCGTTTGGCAATGCGCAGATGCTGGTGGAGAAGTATTTGCTCAAGCCGCGTCACGTGGAAATCCAGGTGTTCGCCGACCAGCATGGGCATTGCCTGTACCTCAACGAGCGCGATTGCTCGATCCAGCGGCGCCACCAGAAAGTCGTCGAGGAAGCACCGGCACCGGGCCTGAGTGCCGAGCAACGCAAGGCCATGGGCGAGGCGGCAGTTCGTGCGGCCCAGGCAATCGGTTATGTGGGTGCGGGCACGGTGGAGTTTCTGCTGGACGCACGGGGCGAGTTTTTCTTCATGGAGATGAACACCCGGCTGCAGGTGGAACACCCGGTGACCGAAGCCATCACCGGCCTGGACCTGGTGGCCTGGCAGATTCGTGTGGCCCAGGGCGAGCCACTGCCGATGACTCAGGAGCAGGTGCCACTGCGGGGGCATGCGATTGAAGTGCGGCTGTACGCCGAGGACCCGGCCAATGATTTCCTGCCGGCCACCGGGCACCTGGCGCTGTACCGCGAGTCCACGCCTGGGCCGGGGCGCCGGGTGGACAGCGGCGTCGAACAAGGCGACAACGTGTCACCGTTCTACGACCCGATGCTGGGCAAGCTGATTGCCTGGGGCGAAGACCGCGAGCAGGCGCGACTGCGGCTGCTGGGTATGCTGGATGAATTTGCCGTGGGTGGCTTGAAGACCAACCTGGGCTTTTTGCGGCGCATCATCGGCCATCCGGCGTTTGCGGCTGCCGAGCTGGATACCGGGTTTATCCCGCGTTATCAGGATGAGCTGCTACCGGCCCCCGGCGAGTTGAGTGATGAGTTCTGGCAGGCCGCGGGCCAGGCGTTCATGCAAACCCGGCCGAGCGCTGATTCCAGTTCACCCTGGGCCGACACCCATGGCTTTCGCGCCGGGTTGCCCGCCGAGGTTTCCCTGCATTTGAGCTGCAACGGCCAGGATCGCCTGGTCACCCTGCAAGCCGGCGTCAACCCGCCCCGGTTGCACGGCGAGCAGTTGCTGATCGACCGGCAAGGTGTGCGCCGCTCTCATCTGGCGGTGCGCGAGGGCGCCAGCCTGTTTCTGCGTTGGGACGGCGAAGTGCACAGCGTCAGCCTGTTCGACCCGATCGCCGCCGTCGACGCCAGCCAGTCCCATCAGGGCGGCCTGACCGCACCGATGAACGGCAGCATCGTGCGGGTGCTGGTGGACGTCGGCCAAACGGTGGAAGCCGGTACGCAACTGGTGGTGCTGGAAGCCATGAAGATGGAACACAGCATTCGCGCGCCCCATGCCGGGGTGGTCAAGGCGCTGTATTGCCAGGAAGGTGAAATGGTCAATGAAGGCAGCGCACTCGTGGAACTGGAAGCCGCGAGCTAA
- a CDS encoding RNA polymerase sigma factor, with translation MHELDEQLRELIPRLRRFAVSLTRNSSSADDLVQASLERAIISWADKRLEGDLRAWLFSILYRQFLDAHRRSRRYTRMLEFFTGRDDSQPSVERTVIAQSTLQAFDKLNTEQRALLLWVSVEGLSYKEVADILEVPVGTVMSRLSRARQALRQLSDGEITSPALRILK, from the coding sequence ATGCACGAACTCGACGAACAGTTACGTGAACTCATCCCCAGGTTGCGGCGTTTTGCCGTGTCCCTGACGCGTAACAGCAGCAGTGCCGACGACCTGGTACAGGCCAGCCTTGAACGCGCGATCATCAGTTGGGCCGACAAACGCCTCGAAGGCGACTTGCGCGCCTGGCTGTTCTCGATCCTGTACCGGCAGTTTCTCGACGCCCACCGGCGTTCCCGGCGGTACACGCGCATGTTGGAGTTTTTCACCGGCCGCGATGATTCGCAGCCGTCGGTCGAGCGCACGGTCATCGCGCAATCGACCCTGCAAGCCTTCGATAAATTGAACACCGAACAACGTGCCCTGCTGCTGTGGGTGTCGGTGGAAGGCTTGAGCTACAAAGAAGTCGCCGACATCCTCGAGGTGCCTGTGGGCACCGTGATGTCGCGCCTGTCCCGTGCGCGCCAGGCCCTGCGCCAGCTCAGCGACGGCGAAATCACCAGCCCTGCCCTGCGGATACTCAAATGA
- a CDS encoding carboxyl transferase domain-containing protein, whose amino-acid sequence MATLHTQLNPRSTEFAANSAAMLQQVDALHSLLAQVQQGGGAKAQERHTSRGKLLPRERINRLLDPGSPFLELSQLAAYQVYGEDVPAAGVIAGIGRVEGVECMIVANDATVKGGSYYPLTVKKHLRAQTIAEQNRLPCIYLVDSGGANLPRQDEVFPDREHFGRIFFNQANMSAQGIPQIAVVMGSCTAGGAYVPAMADEAIMVRQQATIFLAGPPLVKAATGEVVSAEDLGGADVHCKISGVADHYADSDEHALALARRSVANLNWRKLGQLQQRTPVAPLYGSEELYGVIPADAKQPFDVREVIARLVDGSVFDEFKALFGTTLVCGFAHLHGYPIAILANNGILFAEAAQKGAHFIELACQRGIPLLFLQNITGFMVGQKYEAGGIAKHGAKLVTAVACAKVPKFTVIIGGSFGAGNYGMCGRAYDPRFLWMWPNARIGVMGAEQAAGVLVQVKREQAERAGQGFSSEEEAAIKQPILDQYETQGHPYYSSARLWDDGVIDPLQTRDVLALALSAALNAPIEPSRFGVFRM is encoded by the coding sequence ATGGCAACCCTGCACACCCAGCTCAACCCGCGCTCGACGGAATTCGCCGCCAACAGTGCGGCGATGCTCCAACAGGTCGACGCCCTGCACAGCCTGCTCGCCCAGGTGCAGCAAGGCGGCGGCGCCAAGGCCCAGGAACGCCACACGTCCCGGGGCAAGCTGTTGCCGCGGGAGCGGATCAATCGTTTGCTCGACCCGGGCTCGCCGTTTCTGGAACTCAGCCAACTGGCGGCGTATCAGGTGTATGGCGAAGACGTGCCCGCGGCCGGCGTGATTGCCGGGATCGGCCGTGTGGAGGGCGTCGAATGCATGATCGTCGCCAACGACGCCACGGTGAAAGGCGGCTCGTACTACCCGCTGACCGTCAAGAAACACCTGCGCGCCCAGACCATCGCCGAGCAGAACCGCCTGCCGTGCATCTACCTGGTGGACTCCGGCGGCGCCAACCTGCCGCGCCAGGATGAAGTGTTCCCGGACCGCGAGCACTTCGGGCGGATCTTCTTCAACCAGGCCAACATGAGTGCCCAGGGCATTCCGCAAATCGCGGTGGTGATGGGTTCCTGCACCGCCGGTGGCGCCTACGTGCCGGCGATGGCGGACGAAGCGATCATGGTCCGCCAGCAAGCCACCATCTTCCTCGCCGGCCCGCCGCTGGTGAAGGCGGCGACCGGCGAAGTGGTGAGTGCCGAAGACCTGGGCGGTGCCGATGTGCACTGCAAGATCTCCGGGGTGGCCGACCACTACGCCGACAGCGATGAGCACGCCCTGGCCCTGGCCCGCCGCAGTGTGGCCAACCTCAATTGGCGCAAACTGGGCCAACTTCAACAGCGCACGCCGGTGGCGCCGTTATACGGCAGCGAAGAGCTGTACGGCGTGATCCCGGCCGACGCCAAGCAACCGTTCGATGTGCGCGAAGTCATCGCGCGGCTGGTGGACGGTTCGGTGTTCGATGAGTTCAAGGCGCTGTTCGGCACTACGCTGGTGTGCGGCTTTGCGCACCTGCACGGCTACCCGATTGCGATCCTGGCCAACAACGGCATCCTCTTCGCCGAAGCCGCGCAGAAAGGCGCGCACTTTATCGAGCTGGCCTGCCAGCGCGGGATTCCGCTGCTGTTCCTGCAAAACATCACCGGCTTTATGGTCGGCCAGAAATACGAGGCCGGCGGTATCGCCAAGCACGGCGCCAAGCTGGTGACGGCCGTGGCCTGTGCCAAGGTGCCGAAGTTCACCGTGATCATCGGTGGCAGCTTCGGCGCCGGTAACTACGGCATGTGCGGCCGCGCCTACGACCCGCGCTTCTTGTGGATGTGGCCCAACGCACGCATCGGCGTGATGGGTGCCGAACAGGCCGCCGGCGTGCTGGTGCAGGTCAAGCGCGAACAGGCCGAGCGCGCAGGCCAGGGTTTCAGCAGCGAAGAGGAAGCCGCGATCAAACAGCCGATCCTCGACCAGTACGAAACCCAGGGCCACCCCTACTACTCCAGCGCACGGTTGTGGGACGACGGCGTCATCGACCCGTTGCAGACCCGCGACGTGCTGGCCCTGGCCTTGTCCGCCGCACTGAACGCCCCCATCGAGCCGAGCCGCTTCGGCGTGTTCCGCATGTAA
- a CDS encoding catalase family peroxidase, protein MVDHSSPPRPPLSTASLIIRLASIGVVVAVVAGAFAYVNGSLDPQRLRPKTLVNALETNNGLHPGYRRNHAKGVCVAGYFESSPEARQYSSAQVFSEARTPVIGRFALPSGNPYAPDSSVPIRSFALQFSLANGQQWRTGMNSMPVFPVGTPEAFFAMLKAGAPDPATGKPNPTAMPAFFAAHPETVPFLAWVKTAKPSASYATETYNGINAFYLVNASGQRQAVRWGVVPQSQDAPGATAPAGSDFLEKDLAQRLGAGPLRWQLNVTLANPGDPVDDASKTWSGEHKVLNAGTLVLESSQPQMDGDCRDINFDPLILPSGIEASNDPLLAARSAAYASSYLRRTSEVSQLHSAPQESKP, encoded by the coding sequence ATGGTAGATCACTCATCACCGCCCCGTCCGCCGCTGAGCACCGCAAGCCTGATAATTCGGTTGGCCAGCATCGGCGTGGTGGTTGCCGTCGTGGCCGGGGCGTTCGCCTACGTCAATGGCAGCCTCGACCCACAACGGTTGCGTCCCAAAACCCTGGTCAATGCCCTGGAAACCAACAACGGTTTGCACCCTGGTTACCGTCGCAACCATGCCAAGGGCGTGTGCGTGGCCGGTTATTTCGAGAGCAGCCCCGAGGCGCGCCAGTACTCCAGTGCCCAGGTCTTCAGTGAAGCGCGCACGCCGGTTATCGGGCGTTTTGCGCTGCCCAGCGGCAACCCTTATGCGCCGGACAGCAGCGTACCGATCCGCAGTTTTGCCCTGCAATTCAGCTTGGCTAACGGCCAGCAATGGCGCACCGGGATGAACAGCATGCCGGTGTTCCCGGTGGGCACGCCCGAGGCCTTCTTTGCAATGCTCAAGGCCGGTGCACCAGACCCGGCCACCGGCAAGCCGAATCCGACTGCCATGCCGGCGTTTTTCGCGGCGCATCCCGAGACCGTGCCGTTCCTGGCCTGGGTCAAGACCGCCAAGCCGTCCGCCAGCTATGCCACCGAAACCTATAACGGTATCAACGCGTTTTACCTGGTGAACGCCAGTGGCCAGCGCCAGGCCGTGCGTTGGGGCGTCGTGCCACAAAGCCAGGATGCACCGGGTGCCACGGCGCCAGCCGGCAGCGATTTCCTTGAAAAAGACCTGGCGCAGCGCCTGGGAGCCGGCCCGTTGCGCTGGCAGTTGAACGTCACACTGGCCAACCCGGGCGACCCGGTGGACGACGCCAGCAAGACCTGGAGCGGCGAGCACAAAGTGCTGAACGCGGGCACGCTGGTGCTGGAAAGCAGCCAGCCGCAAATGGACGGCGACTGCCGCGACATCAACTTTGATCCACTGATTCTGCCGAGCGGTATCGAAGCCTCGAATGACCCACTGCTGGCCGCCCGTTCGGCGGCGTACGCCAGTTCTTACCTGCGTCGCACCAGCGAAGTCAGCCAGTTGCACAGCGCCCCACAGGAGTCGAAGCCATGA
- a CDS encoding isovaleryl-CoA dehydrogenase gives MSYPSLNFALGETIDMLRDQVQSFVAKELAPRAAQIDIDNLFPADMWRKFGDMGLLGITVPEEYGGAGLGYLAHVVAMEEISRGSASVALSYGAHSNLCVNQINRNGTHEQKLKYLPKLISGEHIGALAMSEPNAGSDVVSMKLRADKRGSVYVLNGSKTWITNGPDANTYVIYAKTDLEKAAHGITAFIVERDSKGFSRSNKFDKLGMRGSNTCELFFDDVEVPEENILGVLNGGVKVLMSGLDYERVVLSGGPTGIMQACMDLIVPYIHDRKQFGQSIGEFQLIQGKVADMYTQLNASRAYLYAVAQACERGETTRKDAAGVILYSAERATQMALDAIQILGGNGYINEFPAGRLLRDAKLYEIGAGTSEIRRMLIGRELFNETR, from the coding sequence ATGAGTTACCCCTCCCTGAACTTCGCCCTCGGTGAAACCATCGACATGCTGCGTGACCAGGTGCAGTCCTTCGTGGCCAAGGAACTGGCGCCGCGCGCTGCGCAGATCGACATCGACAACCTGTTCCCCGCCGACATGTGGCGCAAGTTCGGCGACATGGGCCTGCTGGGCATCACCGTGCCGGAAGAATACGGCGGCGCCGGCCTGGGCTACCTGGCCCACGTGGTGGCCATGGAAGAGATCAGTCGGGGTTCGGCTTCGGTGGCGTTGTCCTACGGCGCGCACTCCAACCTCTGCGTCAACCAGATCAACCGCAACGGCACCCACGAACAAAAACTCAAGTACCTGCCCAAGCTGATCAGCGGCGAACACATCGGCGCCCTGGCCATGAGCGAGCCGAATGCCGGCTCCGACGTAGTCTCGATGAAGCTGCGCGCCGATAAACGCGGCAGTGTGTACGTGCTCAACGGCAGCAAGACCTGGATCACCAACGGCCCCGACGCCAACACCTACGTGATCTACGCCAAGACCGACCTGGAAAAGGCTGCCCACGGCATCACCGCGTTTATCGTCGAGCGTGATTCCAAGGGCTTCAGCCGCAGCAACAAGTTCGACAAGCTCGGCATGCGCGGCTCCAACACCTGCGAGCTGTTCTTCGATGACGTCGAAGTGCCGGAAGAAAACATCCTCGGCGTGCTGAATGGCGGCGTGAAGGTGCTGATGAGCGGCCTCGATTACGAACGCGTGGTGCTGTCCGGCGGCCCCACCGGGATCATGCAGGCCTGCATGGACCTGATCGTGCCCTACATCCACGACCGCAAACAGTTCGGCCAGAGCATCGGCGAGTTCCAGTTGATCCAGGGCAAGGTCGCCGACATGTACACCCAACTCAACGCCAGCCGTGCCTACCTGTATGCGGTGGCCCAGGCCTGCGAGCGCGGCGAAACCACGCGCAAGGACGCCGCCGGGGTGATCCTCTACAGCGCCGAGCGCGCCACCCAGATGGCCCTCGACGCGATCCAGATTCTCGGCGGCAATGGCTATATCAATGAATTCCCGGCGGGTCGTCTGCTGCGTGACGCCAAGCTGTATGAAATCGGTGCGGGTACCAGTGAGATCCGGCGCATGTTGATCGGTCGCGAACTGTTTAACGAAACCCGCTGA
- a CDS encoding anti-sigma factor family protein — protein MISLPPSERDLHAYVDHQLLDADRRQLETWLAAHPEVAAQVHAWQQDAQHLRASLSGALQQPANPELDPALIRQRVKRQSRRHLATAAVLLIAVSVGGLGGWQARQATLADNVLPMTDAMQAYRLFAQDGILPADYHVQSDGDMQGWLDRYFNQAYRLPDLSQAGFKAVSGRLLSTEQGAAAMVLYEDPQGRRISFYIRPPGPENKFLPRGSRSADGLQAEYWSGAGYNYAMVSPQDPSTTQLLKQTMRF, from the coding sequence ATGATCAGCCTGCCTCCCAGCGAACGCGATTTGCATGCCTACGTCGATCACCAGCTCCTGGACGCCGACCGCCGTCAGCTCGAAACCTGGCTGGCGGCCCACCCGGAGGTCGCCGCCCAGGTGCATGCCTGGCAGCAGGATGCACAGCACCTGCGGGCATCCCTGAGCGGCGCACTGCAACAGCCGGCCAACCCCGAGCTGGACCCGGCCCTGATTCGCCAGCGGGTCAAACGCCAGTCACGCCGTCACCTCGCGACCGCTGCCGTGCTGTTGATCGCCGTGAGCGTGGGCGGCCTCGGCGGCTGGCAGGCCCGCCAGGCAACCCTGGCCGACAACGTGTTGCCCATGACCGACGCGATGCAGGCCTACCGCCTGTTCGCCCAGGACGGCATCCTGCCCGCCGACTACCACGTGCAAAGCGATGGCGACATGCAAGGCTGGCTCGACCGTTACTTCAACCAGGCCTACCGCCTGCCAGACCTGAGCCAGGCCGGGTTCAAGGCGGTCAGCGGGCGCCTGCTCAGCACCGAACAAGGCGCGGCGGCCATGGTGCTGTATGAAGACCCCCAAGGGCGGCGCATCAGTTTCTACATTCGCCCGCCAGGCCCGGAAAACAAATTCCTGCCCCGGGGCAGCCGCAGTGCCGACGGTCTGCAGGCCGAGTACTGGTCGGGCGCGGGCTACAACTATGCGATGGTCAGCCCGCAAGACCCGTCGACCACACAATTGCTCAAGCAGACGATGCGCTTCTAG
- a CDS encoding DUF6124 family protein, with product MTTTPYPLPETCDEDELLFMRSSGAAQRALDYYLKEDLATPSVDDTLFAVKPGISDEEALVHASDLLRSAAATAYESANSSHGNSRDLAFSVVYLIDMAKVMVERSLRLSTREAEHSARM from the coding sequence ATGACGACAACCCCCTATCCACTGCCCGAAACCTGCGACGAAGACGAGCTGCTGTTCATGCGCAGCAGCGGCGCTGCCCAACGCGCGCTGGACTATTACTTGAAAGAGGATCTCGCCACGCCGTCCGTTGACGACACCTTGTTTGCAGTCAAACCGGGCATCAGTGATGAGGAAGCGCTGGTGCACGCCTCCGACCTGCTGCGCAGTGCCGCAGCCACTGCCTACGAATCGGCAAACAGCAGCCACGGCAACAGCCGGGACCTGGCGTTTTCAGTGGTCTATTTGATTGATATGGCGAAGGTGATGGTGGAGCGGTCGCTACGGCTTTCGACCCGGGAGGCCGAACACTCGGCGAGGATGTAA
- a CDS encoding gamma-carboxygeranoyl-CoA hydratase, with amino-acid sequence MSDFNTLELVTDPRGFATLWLSREAKNNAFNAEMIRELIIALDQVQGDPALRFLVLRGRGKHFSAGADLAWMQQSAELDYHTNLDDARELAELMYNLAKLKIPTLAVVQGAAYGGALGLISCCDMAIGTDEAQFCLSEVRIGLAPAVISPFVVQAIGERAARRYALTADRFGGQRAREIGLLAESYPTADLDVQVERWVTNLLLNSPAAMRASKDLLREVGHGALTPALRRYCENSIARIRVSAEGQEGLRAFLQKRSPNWQSQEPRS; translated from the coding sequence ATGAGCGATTTCAACACCCTCGAACTGGTCACCGATCCGCGTGGCTTTGCCACCCTGTGGCTCAGTCGTGAAGCCAAGAACAACGCGTTCAACGCCGAAATGATCCGCGAACTGATCATCGCCCTCGACCAGGTCCAGGGCGATCCAGCCCTGCGTTTTTTGGTACTGCGCGGGCGCGGCAAACACTTCAGCGCCGGCGCCGACCTGGCCTGGATGCAGCAGTCGGCCGAGCTGGATTACCACACCAACCTGGACGACGCCCGGGAACTGGCGGAGTTGATGTACAACCTGGCCAAGCTGAAGATTCCGACGCTGGCCGTGGTTCAGGGCGCGGCCTATGGCGGTGCCCTGGGGTTGATCAGTTGCTGCGACATGGCCATCGGCACCGATGAGGCGCAGTTCTGCCTGTCGGAAGTGCGCATCGGCCTGGCGCCTGCAGTGATCAGCCCGTTCGTGGTGCAGGCGATCGGCGAGCGCGCAGCCCGTCGATATGCCCTCACGGCTGATCGCTTTGGGGGCCAGCGCGCACGGGAAATCGGGCTGCTGGCGGAGAGTTATCCGACGGCCGATCTGGATGTGCAGGTTGAACGGTGGGTTACCAACCTGCTGCTCAACAGCCCGGCAGCCATGCGCGCCAGCAAGGATTTGCTGCGTGAGGTCGGCCATGGGGCGCTCACCCCGGCACTGCGTCGCTACTGCGAAAACTCCATCGCGCGGATCCGCGTCAGCGCCGAAGGCCAGGAAGGCTTGCGCGCCTTTTTGCAAAAACGCTCGCCCAACTGGCAGTCCCAGGAGCCGCGTTCATGA
- a CDS encoding cytochrome b, which translates to MNAQPRFFAPLARLLHWLMALMIIAMLFIGAGMVASVSERHEWLIHLHKPLGIAILALVIVRLVVRFSTRQPPLPADLPLWQALAAKASHVVLYALMLVLPLLGWAMISAAGDPVMLSSSVQLPALVGANAPLFAVLRKAHGYLAYLLFLTVLLHLAAALFHGLIRRDGVLQSMTGTKD; encoded by the coding sequence ATGAATGCTCAACCCCGGTTTTTCGCCCCGCTGGCGCGGCTGCTGCATTGGCTCATGGCGTTGATGATCATCGCCATGCTGTTTATTGGCGCGGGCATGGTGGCGTCGGTGTCGGAGCGCCATGAGTGGCTGATCCATCTGCACAAGCCGTTGGGTATTGCGATCCTGGCGCTGGTGATCGTGCGCTTGGTCGTGCGTTTTTCCACGCGTCAGCCGCCGCTTCCCGCGGACTTGCCGCTGTGGCAAGCGCTGGCGGCCAAGGCGTCCCATGTGGTGCTGTACGCCCTGATGCTGGTGTTGCCGCTGCTGGGTTGGGCGATGATTTCGGCGGCCGGCGATCCGGTGATGCTCAGCAGTTCGGTGCAGCTGCCGGCGCTGGTCGGGGCGAATGCGCCGTTGTTTGCGGTGTTGCGCAAAGCTCACGGGTATCTGGCGTATTTGCTGTTTCTGACGGTGCTGTTGCACTTGGCGGCGGCGCTGTTCCACGGTTTGATCCGGCGTGACGGCGTGCTGCAAAGCATGACTGGAACCAAGGACTGA
- a CDS encoding LexA family protein: MDKWIALVKASMKDLKVTQDQLASRLGMSQGGVGHWLNKRRVPSLADMNRVMDELGLGDLEVALVVREKAVAPVEEELEPTPHYNPHYRYPVSEGKGGYPLQEESRPYGAARFRMSDYQARGKAFWLRVIGDAMTAPAGLSITEGMMVLVDPAIRPEPGKLVVAQWAFNPQATLRKLVKDSGQLYLVPLNSTYPKMLFSEECRIIGVVVQAVTRF, from the coding sequence ATGGATAAATGGATAGCGCTGGTCAAGGCCAGCATGAAAGATCTCAAGGTCACGCAGGATCAATTGGCCTCACGCCTGGGCATGTCCCAGGGCGGAGTCGGCCATTGGCTGAACAAGCGCCGGGTGCCGAGCCTTGCCGACATGAATCGGGTGATGGACGAACTGGGCCTTGGCGACCTTGAGGTCGCGTTGGTGGTTCGCGAAAAAGCGGTCGCACCGGTGGAAGAAGAGTTGGAGCCAACGCCGCACTACAACCCCCATTACCGTTACCCGGTGAGCGAAGGGAAAGGAGGGTACCCATTGCAGGAAGAATCCCGGCCTTACGGTGCTGCACGTTTCCGGATGAGCGACTATCAGGCCCGTGGCAAGGCGTTCTGGCTGAGGGTGATCGGCGATGCCATGACCGCCCCCGCCGGCTTGAGTATCACCGAAGGCATGATGGTGTTGGTGGACCCGGCCATCCGGCCTGAGCCGGGCAAACTGGTGGTGGCCCAATGGGCATTTAATCCCCAGGCCACCTTGCGCAAACTGGTGAAGGACAGCGGTCAGCTTTACCTGGTACCGCTCAACTCGACTTACCCGAAAATGCTGTTCAGCGAGGAGTGCCGCATCATCGGTGTGGTGGTACAGGCGGTCACAAGGTTTTAG
- a CDS encoding M14 family metallopeptidase, with product MTVALTSIKISTDFDSGNIQVLDASDAHQLLLAIKPDTRSQHFQWFHFKAEGMHVGHSHTFRLSNAGHSSYKHAWSGYNAVASYDHINWFRVPTRFDGETLHITLETREKQAWFAYFEPYSRERHAWLIDQALNRAGTQLLATGKSVEGRDIPLLRRGKGESNKRKVWIIAQQHPGEHMAEWFMEGIIERLQQDGDAELKKLLAAADLYLVPNMNPDGAFHGHLRTNAMGQDLNRAWQSASQEISPEVLFVQQQMEKYGVDLFLDIHGDEEIPYVFTAGCEGNPGYTPRIEQLEKHFRSHLSGLTRDFQTVHGYTRDLPGEANMTLACNSVGEKFDCLSLTLEMPFKDNDDAPNPHTGWSGKRSMQLGKDVLSTVADIVGVLR from the coding sequence ATGACCGTGGCCTTGACCTCCATCAAGATCAGCACCGACTTCGACAGTGGCAACATCCAGGTGCTCGACGCCAGTGATGCCCACCAGTTGCTGCTGGCCATCAAGCCCGATACACGCAGCCAACACTTCCAGTGGTTCCACTTCAAGGCCGAAGGCATGCACGTGGGCCACAGCCACACCTTTCGCTTGAGCAACGCCGGCCACTCTTCCTACAAGCACGCCTGGAGTGGTTACAACGCCGTGGCGTCCTACGACCATATCAACTGGTTTCGGGTACCCACCCGCTTTGATGGCGAGACGCTGCACATCACCCTCGAAACCCGGGAAAAACAGGCCTGGTTCGCCTACTTCGAACCCTACAGCCGCGAACGCCATGCCTGGCTGATCGACCAGGCGCTGAACCGCGCCGGCACGCAATTGCTGGCCACCGGCAAGAGTGTCGAAGGGCGTGATATCCCGCTGCTGCGCCGGGGCAAAGGCGAGTCCAACAAGCGCAAGGTCTGGATCATCGCCCAGCAGCATCCCGGCGAGCACATGGCCGAATGGTTTATGGAAGGCATCATCGAACGCCTGCAACAGGACGGTGACGCCGAGCTGAAAAAACTGCTGGCCGCCGCCGACCTGTACCTGGTGCCCAACATGAACCCCGATGGCGCGTTCCATGGCCATCTGCGCACCAACGCCATGGGCCAGGACCTTAACCGGGCCTGGCAAAGCGCGAGCCAGGAGATCAGCCCGGAAGTGCTGTTCGTCCAGCAGCAAATGGAAAAGTATGGCGTTGACCTGTTCCTGGATATCCACGGCGACGAAGAAATCCCCTACGTGTTCACCGCCGGCTGCGAAGGCAACCCCGGCTACACGCCGCGCATCGAGCAATTGGAAAAACACTTCCGCAGCCACCTGAGCGGCCTCACCCGCGACTTCCAGACCGTGCACGGCTACACCCGCGACCTGCCGGGGGAAGCCAACATGACGCTGGCGTGCAACAGCGTCGGCGAGAAGTTCGACTGCCTGTCCCTGACCCTGGAAATGCCCTTCAAGGACAACGACGACGCGCCCAACCCGCACACCGGCTGGTCGGGCAAACGCTCGATGCAGTTGGGCAAGGATGTGCTGAGCACCGTGGCGGACATCGTCGGCGTACTGCGCTGA